The following nucleotide sequence is from Bacteroidota bacterium.
CCTACTCACCAGATGGTACTCGAAAGTGGGGAAATTATTTTGCATTTGCCAGAAAAGATGCGGCAGCATGCCTACTGCTATCACAACCGGAATAATATAAAAGCTTCGCCGGCGCAGAATTGAAACATTGGCAGCAAGCGTGAATATTAACACAAGTACACCATGGTATTTACTGTATAACATGGCAGTTCCTGCCAAGCCAAGCAATAAGGCCAGACCATAGGTATTATACTTAAGGTATTTCTTGTAGAGGTATAAAAACAGGGCGGCAAAAAAGATAACCGGCAAATCGGGAATCGCCAGAAAGCCCCCTACATGCGAATGTATCATGACAACCGATACCAATAGCATGATGAGTGTCGAAATACTTTTGAGTGTTTCTTCGGACAATAAAAAAATCAAATAAAGAGTTCCTGCCCCCATCAGAAGGGAAAATAAACGAACGCCAAGTTCATTGGGAAAAATTGAGTAGCCAGCTTTTATGAGTAAGGCAATGAGCGGTGGGTGATCGAAATAACCCCACGCCAGGTGCTGGGCATATAACCAATAATAAGCTTCATCGTGGGCTAGTTCGGTAAAGAATGCCTGCAGCAAGTTTATTACCAGCCAGATTAACAGAAATACAAACATAACCCGGCGAGGCTGTTTAATATCATCTAACTTAAGGCCAACTTTTTCTATCATTCTGCGTATTTCTAATTCTTTAGCATAATTACTTGTTTCAAAAATAGTGTTTTTTAATTTAGCACCCTGTTTCGTTTTAATGGTTTGTAGCATGAACAAAAAATTCGTCCTCCTTCTTTTTATCGCCTTTTTTGGTTTAAAAAACCAAGCGCAAGAAATACTATGGAATGCTGGTTTCAATGGTTTTCTGGATAATCGTGAGTATTTTAACCCTTACGCAATACCGCAGACTATTTTTGGGGCGAGAACCTTTGCGAGTGTTGGCATAAAAGTCGACGACCAAAGCGAATTTCATACAGGCGTCGATTTTTTGTACGAATTTGGGTCTTCACCCGACATCCGTAACCTTCAACCTATATTGTATTACAAGTACCGCAAAGATAACAAGCAACTCTGGATGGGTGCTTTTCCACGGAATCAAGTATATCACTTGCCTTCGGTGCTGCAAAATGATACTTTCGCTTATTACAATCCATACCTCGAAGGGCTTTATTTTAATTTAAATTATAAAAATGCGTATCAGAATATCTGGATCGACTGGACATCGAGACAGACGACCGAGGTAAACGAAGCTTTTATGGCTGGCTTTTCCGGGGGGCTCAACCATCAAAAATACTTTGTCCGTTACGATTTTATGATGTCGCATGTAGCCGGAGTGGCCGAAGGACCTTCAGAAATTCGCGATAATGGTGGTCTTTTAGTGTTAGCAGGAATGAGCAAGTCCACTCCTTCATTTTTCGATACCATTACAATAGGCACTGGTTTTGCTGGTTCGTACGATAGGTATAGAACCTACTACGATTTTCGATTCGGTTATGGAAGTTATTCGGAAATATACCTGCGGCATAACAACCTTGGCTTACGCTCCACACTATCGCTTGGAACCGGGCTTAATCTTATTGCGGGAGACCGCATGTACCTTGCAGAAGCTTATAGTCGAACCGATTTCATCTATACCTTTATAAACTCCCCAAGAGTAAAGGGTTTTCTTGAATTCTCGGTACATATTCAACCAGGTGGTGTGAGGGATTACAGCCAAAAATTTCAGGTAAATATTGCCATGGGGGGAAGAAAATCCATTCAACCGGAATAAGCTTCTACACCCCATAGCTTGTTTATCTCAATCGGGTACATTATCTTTCTGTAAATAAATACCAACAGATAATGAACTACTCTTTCATCCGTCTTTCTATCATCAGCCTTATTACATGCTGGTCGGCTGCCATGGTGGCCAACGATACCCTTTCGACAGGACAAAAGACTAAATCGGGATGGAGTTTTGGAGCGATACCCGTTATTGCCTACGAAACCGATATCGGCTTAAAATATGGTGGATTGGTTAACTTTTTTCATTATGGCGATGGGGATATTTATCCCGCTTACAAGCATTCCATTTACCTCGAGTGGTCGAGAACAACCAAGGGAAGCGGAATAAACCAAATTACTTACGATTCGAAATACCTGATACCCGGTGTAAGAACCTCGGGCGAGCTGAGCTATTTAACCGAGCAAACCCTCGATTTTTATGGATTTAACGGTTACGAAGTTCTTTACGACCATGTGTACGAAGACGACAGCCCGGAAAATACGCTTTACGAATCGCGTGTTTTTTACCGCCAGGAAAGAAAGATGCTTCGGGTAAGAGCTGATTTTAGTGGCAGGTTAAAACACGACCGTGTAAATTGGATACTGGGGACGGTATTTTACGACATCAAACTCGACACCGTTGATATCAACAAACTGAACAAAGGCCAGTCGGAAGAAGAAAAACTCAGGCCTGTAAACGGTGGTCTGTTTGGTGACTACCGCGATTGGGGTGTGCTTCCGGCCCATGAATACGATGGCGGGCAGAGTACTCTGTTTAAAGCCGGGGTGGTTTTCGACAGCCGCGACAACGAACCCAACCCCATGAGAGGCATGTGGACCGAACTGCTGTTTGTGATGGATCCGGGATTTATTGGAAGCCAGAGTGCTGCTTATGGAAAGTACATCCTTACGCACCGTCAATATTTTACGCTTTTGCCCAATCGCTTATCGTTTGCCTACCGCCTGGCCTACCAGGGTAAATTGTATGGCCACACACCCTCGTACATGTTGCCCTTCCTGTTTAACAACGGCCGGTATACCGACCGCGATGGACTTGGTGGCTCGAAAACCATACGGGGCGTTTTGCGCAACAGGGTAGTAGGCGATGACATGGCTTATGGTAATTTTGAGCTTCGCTGGAAATTTTACCGCGGAGTTGTCTTTAACCAGAACCTGTACCTTGCGCTGAGTGGCTTCACCGACATGGGCATGGTTACCCGAGGCTATGAGGTAAATACCAGTAATGTCACAGAACCTGAATTTTTCCCCGACACCAAAGAAAGCCTGCACCAGAGTGTGGGGGCTGGTTTCCGTTTTGCCTTAAACGAAAATTTTATTATTGCGGTGGATTATGGAAAAGCGCTTGACAAACGCGACGGGAACACAGGTTTATACATTAACCTGAATTGGTTGTATTAAAGTTGATTGAAACATGATTTTTTGGTAAGGTGTGGTAGGATAAAGTCTTGTAATCAATTGCAAAAAATATAACAGCGTAGTGAATACTACGCTGAGAGGGGAATTATTTAAAGAAATTAATTATTAAATATTACTGTTATGGTTATTAGATCTAAAGACAATTATCTCTTTATTGTAGCTTTAATCATTTTCTTGCCTTTAGGTTACCTGCAAAATGCCTTACTTGATAGAAAATATTCTAGCTCATTGCCAAATTTATTGTTGGTACTTTTAGTTGTATTTTTTATTATTCCTTTTTGGTTGGAACACAAAAAAGAAAAAAGGGTATTCACGTATCTATCAATGCTTTTGTTTTTAGGCCTTCAAACACTTATGCTAGTATTTCCAAGCTTTCATTTATTTTTAGTTAATCGTTTTACGTTTTAAATCCCCTAACTAAGCGTAGTTTGCCGAAATAACAGGCACAACAAATAAACGAAGAGACTAAGCGTAGTTTTTACTACGCTTTTTTATTTTTGCAGCTTAAGCTCCCCACTAGCGCGCGTTTAGCTTGCGTAACGCGTGATGATTTTAGAAATAGTGCCTGTTCTTCGAAGCATAGCAAAACAAAAATCTTGTCCGTATGGCTCTGCCTGCGTACTTTTTTCTAAAATCTTTTGTTCTTTTGGCTGCCGCCCAAAAGAACCAAAAACCCACCACGGCTAAAAATCCGGCCTTGTTTCTGTCGCACCAGGCCGGCGCTTGCATGGGCCGAACAAGCCGGATTTCGCGCGAGCCGTGGACACCCTACGCACGAGGCTAAAAACACACTATTACTTAGCGAAGAGCTAGTAAAATAACTTTTATAAGTCCCGCCTGGGCATGTATACCCCGCTGATTTGGGTTTGCAACCCAAATCTTCAGAACAGAATGATTAAAAAGTAAGAGTGAATTTTAGACGGTTGTACCGTATAATGAAATGGAATAAACAGAGCCTGGCCTTTTTGTTTTACAGAAAATTCGGCACAAGCATATGCGCCAGTTGTGGTTTTCGTCTCTGCGAGGCGTTAAAAAAGTCATAACAACTAAAGAAATCTTATCGACGAAGCAGTCTGTTTTTTGTAGCATGGAAAAATAAAAACCAAAACTTTGTCCGTATGGCCCTGCCTGCGGAAACAACTACTAAATCCTAAAACTGTTGCATAATTAATAAATCCGAAGCCAAAAGATATGGATAACGGGTAATGAGATCGCTTCGTTCCTCGCGATGAGGTACCTTTTCTTAACTTAACTTAACGACATTGGATCCTCGCCAGCGTAGAGTTTCTTAAAAATTTCGAAGGTATTAAAACATCAACTCAAGCTGCAGACGCATTTCGTCGTAATCGAGTGCAACCGGAAATTCTGGATAGTCGTCTTTCACAGCCTGGGGTGGACGGTATAAAAAAGCTTTGTCGGCCTGTTCCAGCATGCTGATATCGTTGTAGGAATCGCCAAATGCAATTACCTCGTATTTCAGGCTTTGGAGAGCTTTTACTACCTGTCTCTTTGGGTCGGGTTGACGCAATTTGTAACCAATAATCATGTTGTTGGCATCAACCTCTAGTTCGTGGCAAAAAAGAGTGGGGTAATCCAGTTGTTTCATCAGCGGATCGGCAAATTCGACAAAGGTGTCGCTGACGATAATTACCCTCGATTTCGATTTTAGCCAATGAAGCATTTCAAATGCGCCATCCAGCGGTTTCAGACTGGCAATTACCTGCTGTATATCGTGCAGGGTAATGCCGTGTTCTTTGAGAATTTTAATGCGGTAAAGCATCAGTTCGTCGTAGTTTTTAATATCACGTGTAGTAAGCTTCAAGGCCTCGATACCCGTTTTTTTCGATACGTTAATCCATATTTCAGGAATCCAAACCCCTTCGAGGTCGCAGCAGATCGTGTGCATTGTATTGTTATTTTTTAAACTTCCTGCTTGATTACAGGCATGTTTCTTTAGGTTAATTTATTTTGTATGTTGAATGTATATCTAGGAATAGTGTGCTTTTAAGTATTGTTTAAAGGCCGAGTAGTTCGTATTTATTTTATCGAATCTTTCCTCTTTAGCCTCTAAATGGAGCAGGCTTTCTGGCAATTCAGGTTCGATATTCAACACATGTTGTATTTCTTGCGGAAATTTTGCCGGATGAGCGGTTTCGAGGCATACACAACATTGATTGTTGTCGATGTCCTTCTGGTTGGATAAATACTGGCGCAAGCCTTCCCAACCTACGGCTCCATGTGGTTCGAGCAATACCTGGTGTCTTTCGTACACACGGCGGATAGCCTCACGGGTATTGGCATCGTTGACGCTCACAGCAAAGAGGTCAGCCCGCAGTGTTTCAAGGTCTGGATTTTTCAGAATCTGGCCAGATGGGTTCATTTCGCCCCCATACAAGGCTACCACACGCGCCATGTTACTGGGGTGCCCCACGTTCATGGCACTCGATATGCAGGCTTTTGAAGGATTTATTGTAGCATACTTGCCTGTTTGTAAATACAGGGGTACCTCGTCGTTGTCGTTGGTGGCCACCACAAATTTCTTCACTGGCAAGCCCATCTGTTTGGCGAGCAATCCTCCCATCAGGTCGCCGAAATTTCCGGAGGGTACTGAAAATACTATTTCTTCGTTTTGGCTTATCCGGCAGAGTCTTGAATAGGCCCAGAAATAATAAACCGATTGCGGCAATAAACGGCCAATGTTGATGGAATTTGCCGAAGAAAGGTTCAGATATTCAAGTTCTTTGTCGTTAAAAGCATCTTTTACCAGCGCCTGGCAATCGTCGAATTTACCATCGAGGGCGAGTATGCTAACATTGCCATGCAGGGTAGTCATTTGCTTGCGCTGGCGCTCGGTTACTTCCTTTTCAGGAAATAGAATGCAAATTTCTATTCGTTCAAGACCATGGAAGGCATTGGCCATGGCACTACCCGTATCGCCCGAAGTGGCAGTGAGGATAAGCAGATGTTTTCCCGATTTTTCGAGGTAATATTCCATCAATTGCCCCATCATGCGGGCAGCAAAGTCTTTAAAAGATGCAGTAGGTCCCTGATCGAGCCGCATAATGTATTTACGGTCGTAAACTTTTTCGAGTGGAACCTCGAAATTGTAAGCTTCGCGCGTCATACGAGCCAGTTCATCCGCAGGAATCTCCTGATGCAGGAATTTATTCAAGACCTCAAACGCAATTTGGTGGTAATCCATTTGTGCAAAGCGGTCAATCTCAGCGCGGCTAAGCTGGGGAATGTGCTGTGGCATGTAAAGCCCACCGTCAGGAGCAAGTCCTTTGAGAAGTGCTTCGCCGAAATTAACTGCTGGAGCTTTTAAACTAGTGGATGAATATAGAATGTTGGGCATGAAATTATTTTTAATGATGATTTTGAAGCAATTCGAACTCGGCTTCTCCGAAGTTTTTTAACGATTCTATTTTTAGATTGGCAAAATTATAGCGAGTATCGTCGATTTGACCTTCGTCGAGCAAAACAACAGCCTTCATTCGTGCCGATTTGGCTGCCAACAAACCATTGAACGAATCTTCGAAAGCGAGGGAAAATATGGGGTCAATTTTTAGTTTCTTGCAGGCCGAAATGAAAATGCCCGGATGAGGTTTGCCATAGCGTTCGAAATCGCCCGAATAAATTAATTTGAAATATTTATTCAGATTAAATTTGTCAGTTACGCTGCGAATGTGCGCCATGGAAGAGGCCGAAGCAATTCCGAGAGGAAGTTTTTTATGGTTGAAAAAATCAAGAATTTCCATTGCGCCCTCTTTTAGTTCTCCCTTTTCTTTTAGCAAGCTGATTACACGCTGATTAAGCTCCTGGGTAATCAAGCCAATTTCTTTGGTAGGATGGGAGATTTTATCGTACCAGTGCTTCACGGCTTCTACAGAGGGCAGACCTTTTGTTTG
It contains:
- the thrC gene encoding threonine synthase, with amino-acid sequence MPNILYSSTSLKAPAVNFGEALLKGLAPDGGLYMPQHIPQLSRAEIDRFAQMDYHQIAFEVLNKFLHQEIPADELARMTREAYNFEVPLEKVYDRKYIMRLDQGPTASFKDFAARMMGQLMEYYLEKSGKHLLILTATSGDTGSAMANAFHGLERIEICILFPEKEVTERQRKQMTTLHGNVSILALDGKFDDCQALVKDAFNDKELEYLNLSSANSINIGRLLPQSVYYFWAYSRLCRISQNEEIVFSVPSGNFGDLMGGLLAKQMGLPVKKFVVATNDNDEVPLYLQTGKYATINPSKACISSAMNVGHPSNMARVVALYGGEMNPSGQILKNPDLETLRADLFAVSVNDANTREAIRRVYERHQVLLEPHGAVGWEGLRQYLSNQKDIDNNQCCVCLETAHPAKFPQEIQHVLNIEPELPESLLHLEAKEERFDKINTNYSAFKQYLKAHYS
- a CDS encoding BamA/TamA family outer membrane protein, with translation MNYSFIRLSIISLITCWSAAMVANDTLSTGQKTKSGWSFGAIPVIAYETDIGLKYGGLVNFFHYGDGDIYPAYKHSIYLEWSRTTKGSGINQITYDSKYLIPGVRTSGELSYLTEQTLDFYGFNGYEVLYDHVYEDDSPENTLYESRVFYRQERKMLRVRADFSGRLKHDRVNWILGTVFYDIKLDTVDINKLNKGQSEEEKLRPVNGGLFGDYRDWGVLPAHEYDGGQSTLFKAGVVFDSRDNEPNPMRGMWTELLFVMDPGFIGSQSAAYGKYILTHRQYFTLLPNRLSFAYRLAYQGKLYGHTPSYMLPFLFNNGRYTDRDGLGGSKTIRGVLRNRVVGDDMAYGNFELRWKFYRGVVFNQNLYLALSGFTDMGMVTRGYEVNTSNVTEPEFFPDTKESLHQSVGAGFRFALNENFIIAVDYGKALDKRDGNTGLYINLNWLY
- a CDS encoding HAD-IA family hydrolase — its product is MIQGILFDLDGTLVNSEPLWQEAEIEVFKEQGLNLTHADCQQTKGLPSVEAVKHWYDKISHPTKEIGLITQELNQRVISLLKEKGELKEGAMEILDFFNHKKLPLGIASASSMAHIRSVTDKFNLNKYFKLIYSGDFERYGKPHPGIFISACKKLKIDPIFSLAFEDSFNGLLAAKSARMKAVVLLDEGQIDDTRYNFANLKIESLKNFGEAEFELLQNHH
- the thrH gene encoding bifunctional phosphoserine phosphatase/homoserine phosphotransferase ThrH produces the protein MHTICCDLEGVWIPEIWINVSKKTGIEALKLTTRDIKNYDELMLYRIKILKEHGITLHDIQQVIASLKPLDGAFEMLHWLKSKSRVIIVSDTFVEFADPLMKQLDYPTLFCHELEVDANNMIIGYKLRQPDPKRQVVKALQSLKYEVIAFGDSYNDISMLEQADKAFLYRPPQAVKDDYPEFPVALDYDEMRLQLELMF